The region GCCAGGCGCGACGCCTCGCCCGCGATGCGCTCGAAGATGTCGTTCACGAACGAGTTCATGATGCCCATGGCCTTAGAAGAGATGCCCGTGTCCGGGTGCACTTGCTTCAGCACCTTGTACACGTACACCGAGTAGCTTTCCTTGCGGCTGCGCTTGCGCTTCTTGCCGTCCTTCTTCTGCGCCTTGGTCACGGCCTTCTTGGAGCCCTTCTTCGGGGCGGGAGCAGACTTGGCGGGCTCCGGCATGTTGAGACTGTAGCTCAGGAACTCTAGGGCGAAAACTAACCgctcttcctttttaaagaggCCTTATTCAAATGAGGGCTAAGAAAGCACAATTCTGATTGGATATTTCTCAAATACGTCATATAAGTTCTTGCCAACCACAATTTTTGTTGGTATAAACGCTTCCCATTGGTCTAGATTAAAAAGGAGCAGCCAATCCCATAGGTGTTTTTTCGCGCCCAGAGAAAACTATAAGAGACAGAGAACCCTTCTCTAATCACTTTCTATACGATTTTCAGAAGCTAATTCTTGATTATGTCTGGACGCGGCAAGCAGGGCGGCAAGGCTCGCGCCAAGGCCAAGACCCGCTCCTCCCGGGCCGGCCTGCAGTTCCCGGTGGGTCGCGTGCACCGGCTGCTCCGCAAGGGCAACTACTCGGAGCGGGTGGGCGCCGGCGCCCCGGTGTACCTGGCGGCTGTGCTGGAGTACCTGACGGCCGAGATCCTGGAGCTGGCGGGCAACGCGGCGAGGGACAACAAGAAGACGCGCATCATCCCGCGCCACCTGCAGCTGGCCATCCGCAACGACGAGGAGCTCAACAAGCTGCTGGGCCGCGTGACCATCGCGCAGGGCGGTGTCCTGCCCAATATCCAGGCTGTGCTGCTGCCCAAGAAAACGGAAAGCCACCACAAGGCCAAAGGAAAGTAAGACCAGCCGTTCACTTTGATCCGAAATCAAAGGCTCTTTTCAGAGCCACTTAACTTTTTAACAAGGGCTTAACATTTACCTCTTGGTAAAAGAACTGAACGGAGTCATAGATAGCACCGCAGGTCTCTTTAGTAAGTTAGGCTCAACTCCAGTTTCTCACTAGTAACTTTGTTTTGCGGTTTTCAAATAAAGTCCCGACTCTGAGTGGAAAGGGATTAAAGTGAAAACATTCGTGGCTTCTAGTTTCTGGGTTAGTGCACGAAGAAAATGTACAGAGCAAGACGTTGCTTTTTAGGAATAAAGACTGCAGGCTCCTTCTGTGGCACTAGCTTGGGCGGCCTATGCCTAGGGATTCACAATTAAGTCACTTTAAGTGATCATAGAATTAGGCCTTTGGTTTCTTAGAGGAGCTTGTATGGTGTCCATTTCAGCAAGTAGAGCCACTCTCTTCTAGTGGCCTGTAATGCTACCTTATACCTCCCATGTGAAATGTAAGCCTTGACCATAAGTAAACCTCAGGTAAATAAATTCACTGTAAAATCTGGTTTCCTTGAGACTTCTAAATGGAGTTCCTTCAGCATTTATAATGTCTTGTTACCTTAAGTATATAATTTTGCTTAGTTTTCCTGTGCTTAAATTATTTCAGGACCTGTTTAACTTAAGTATTGAACCCCGTGTTTAATCCTAAcaagcattcgggaggcagagccAGACGATCTggaagttcgagaccagcctggtctacacagcaactATCAGATACAGTAAGGCACTTGTCCCAAAATAAGTGAGGAAAAACAGCAGTAACGCAAATTAAATAGTTCCCGTACTAAAACGTTCTATAGAACTTTTTAGCTGTGATCCAATTAGTGAGTTTTCTCGCTATTTCATTGACTGATTAAAAGATATTCCAAGTAAAATAACATCGTCCTATACAAAGTGCTAAAAGGAAGAACGTAAATAAGGAGAGAAGGACGAGATTTGCTTCCTTTCCACTTATATACTatactgtttaatttttcttgttgaaGAATGTGCCAcatttaaaaaggaggaagagacttgCTCTTACATGAACTGAAAGAGCCGCTGGGCTCCTGCGCCACCTCCCCCGGCCGCAGGCACTTCCGCCTGACGCTCCATGTTTTCACTCCGGTCCGCAAGTTCCATATAAGAGGGAACTGCTTTTCCCGGGAAGCCATCTGTTTCTCTGTAGAGCAGCCCACATAATAATATGTCTGGCCGAGGCAAGGGCGGGAAAGGCCTGGGCAAAGGCGGCGCTAAGCGCCACCGCAAAGTCCTGCGCGACAACATCCAGGGCATCACCAAGCCCGCCATTCGCCGCCTGGCCCGGCGCGGAGGAGTGAAGCGCATCTCCGGCCTCATCTACGAGGAGACCCGCGGTGTGCTGAAGGTTTTCCTGGAGAACGTGATCCGCGACGCCGTCACCTACACGGAGCACGCCAAGCGCAAGACCGTCACCGCTATGGATGTGGTCTACGCACTGAAACGCCAGGGCCGTACCCTCTATGGCTTCGGCGGCTAAGGTGCTCAGGTTCTTGCTACTGTTTTAAAAAGGCCCTTTTTAGGGCCACCACAAGATCAGCAAAAGAGCTAAACTAAACTGCTTTTCAACATTTTGAGGGCTTGTTTTTAAAACCCAATTATTGTTCAGGGACTGGACCTCCCAAAGGACTGCATCTTTGAACTACTGCCgatttttaaaagaatcccaACAGAGTAGATTAGGGAGCCCTCTTGCAACCACTACTTCGTTTGAGGAGACAGTGTAGGCACATTCTAAAACAGCCAGGAGGGCTACACTGAGAAGCTACTGTCTGGAGAATAATTAAATAAGAGTAGTTGGGATTACAGGGAATTTGATCACTACCATACATTATTTATTCTTCATTAGCAATATAAATCATCAAAGAGCTAGTAATGGTAGTTACTGGCTGTCACTGAGCCAgttgaaattttttttgtttggttttttttcccgtCTTTCCGGGTTGTGAGGAGCTTACCTGAAAAAGATGTTTAtcctttatgtatatttatttgttaaaaaacaacACTTTATCCTTCCCTACCCCATTTTTCATGTTAGATCCCATTTCACTGACCACTCAATTCCTTAGGAATGTGTAGCTGATTATTTCAGAAGAAATTTGAATCCTGCGCTAATGTTTTGAAGTCACCTCTGCACTTTGGATGTCAAATAATACtagtctttggttttgtttaccctggctgtcctgtaactctcAATGTAGGTAGACATCCCAAgggattaaggtgtgtgccaAGACACCTGGCAGGTGTGGCTTTTTAAACAAAGACAACGCAGCATGTGACTGAGAAAGTGAATGCTTAGTTGTGCTTTATTTTCGATAGTTTTTACTTAAGTGCTGGATTCAATCAACCGATTGATGTTAATCTTCAGAACAGTTTAGTTACATAATCGGAATCTCGTTGGAGAACTTGTAAGACCCCCTTACCTCAAGAGCGCAACctacagagcacagattgacaaagtgaccgctgcaataacATGAGGGTATAAGATTTTTTAATCCAGGTACGTGGGGTAGCTCATCCACTCAGGGAGAGGGAACCCGGAACCCAAAAAGCACAAAACTTTTATtaattacagagggcagacttcagtaacagggttagctggcttattctcattggtggtacgcaggaacaaaggatctggtcaggtattggctggcctgctcaagaggctgttcttggcttagttagatactttcttcttcctgcccttCACCTGGCCTTGGGAAAAgttctgggaaagggctaagttggcacttCCCTTAGAGAGGGGGCGAACTGGGTGgttgggcagggtcaggatgacatcttgcggtTGTTCTCGGAATTTACCACAGAGAGGCGTATGGGGTCTTTCCtagaacagttgtttttgttttgtcttaattagcttagtcagaatcttgatcaccaaaactttaccatatcactgggcatcctgacatcagatgtatctctcagaaaggtcacaagtttatCATAGACATCCTGACGTCGGATGGATTTCTCAAAGCCTTGTTTTTAcagctttgtttttcacatctctgaaactttatttcttcaaactCAAAAGAGCTCAAAACAAATCACACTGGGCTTGAACCTTTAATCTCAATGCTCAAGAAGTAGAGGACAGTCAGTattgaccttgtctcaaacaatacaaaacaaaataatcaaaatacagaTCTAGAAACTTGATGTACTATAAAAGTATAATATTGACACTATATCTCAAACATTTGAAAAAAGTGCAAGATCTACTTACATGGTTTACTTactgaaaacattctttttacaGTGGCTCATGTGGAACTTATTAAAATTAttgtcacttcttttttttttttttttttttttttgccttgttgAAAAATGTGCCTGCTAACTAATCAGAAACATGAGCAGTGAATTTAGAGTAACGGGAATTGTGCTCTTAGATGCAAATATAGGAACAATTCAAAGAAAATCCTGGGAGAATGAACACATTTAACTTTTCTCtacttacattcataaaacagATAAAAGTCTGTTCTATTCATATCTCACGTTGAGgcaggacagagaagcagaaaagttTGGAGACATGGGAGTGGCACAGAGCTCCTCACTCTAAATTGGAATCTTCACCAGATGAGAATTTCAACCTAGCAAATTTCGCTAAAGACCTTTCTCCCATTTCAACTACAAAATTTGCAGTTTTCTACAAAATCTCCCAGAAACTTCatctacagtttaaaaaaaaaaaaaaagagtagtagTGGggatgtgggggggaggggtcctAGCCTATAACCCTGTGTCGGACCACGGAGTGTAACTATTTCATTTCACTTTCAGACCCACCCTATAATCTCATCATCTAAGAAAAAAGtaacagaggcagaggtggaaaaAGTACTCTTCCAACCCTGTAGAGCAATAAAATTCCAAAGAGCTTCAAAAATCCTATAGACAGCCACCATTAGGGCACTTGAAATGAGACTCTTTCCTCAGGATGGGGACTGAAACACTGACCAGACTGTCCAAATGTCACCTGAGGAAACTAGAGCAAAGCAACAATTGTCCTGGGACATAAACTCctcaataaaaatcaaattatttggtggtggtggtggtggtggtggtggtggtggtggtggtgctggtgctggtttggggttttgatttgatttttgattttctgagacaggatttccctgtgtagccctggctgtcccagaactcactctatagactaggctggcctaaagatccacctacctgtgtctcccaagtgctgggattaaaggcatgtaccactaccaCCCAAAATCAATTCTTTTAAGGGGCATTGATGTAGCAAATCCAactttttaataattcatttaaaagaaTACAATTAAAATCTTGCTTTATCCAAAGTTAAGTGAAACTAATATATGTGGCTGAGGACAGAGGAAATGACACACAGGGATAAGGAAAAGAAGGgattctgtcctggaactctgtactGGAATCTTGTCCTGCCTTTTGTAATTTTGACCAAATTATTTAAGCTTTGtgcattactttttttttttttttttttttttttggacctggggaccaaacccagggctttaagcttgctaggcaagcgccctaccactgggctaaatccccaacccccccctttttttttttatttattatatataagtacactgtagctctcttcagacacaccagaagagtacagatggttgtgagccaccatgtggttgctgggatttgaactcaggacctctggaagagcagtcagtgctcttaaccactgagccatctctccagcccttgtgcaTTACTTTTGCTGTTTCTGAGCATTGATCTTACCTCCGATTCACCCCAACTAATTCTGTTCTCTCCATAGAAACAAAGTGAAATCtacatgaaaggagagaaacaacaatCAAAGGCTTTGCTTCCACCCAACTTTTCTATTAAAACAGTGTATCTTCAGAATTtcagagaagaataaaacaaactttGTAAAGTCAAAAATGATATAGTTTTGAAAACCGGCTTACTAACCTATTGTTAATAACATCGGCACTTTATTGAGAGTTTGGGAGTTAGAAAGCTTACTctaagattaataaaataaaactgaaggtaGAATCCATCATCattctaaacaaaagaaaagaaagagaaaaaagtcctGTTTATAAGAGGCTCGATGGGTGGTGCAGGTTTATAATCCAGAATTTCAAATAGCTGAGCCAGGAGCCCAGAGTTTGTTACACAACTCTGGCTACAAAACAAGAATCCCAGCTACATaacaagagcctgtctcaaaaacaaacaaaaccctggatAGTAGAAACCTAGAATACCTACTgaagaaatatgcaaatattgtttctttttagtGTCTCATGAAATTGAAATGGGTAGTATACTGCACCGGTGGTTTTTCCCATCAGCTACCTGATTTCTAAGACTGCTGTGGTTAAAAGTGAAGGGCCAGAAGAGAGAAAATTGTACTTGTTGGGAAACACTAGAAAGTTCTCTTTACACCATCCCGCCTTTACTTGTGATAAATGCCTTCTCCAATTACCTCCACCTTTGCTCTTTGCTTTGAAAACCGTTTTCTTTACATCCTTCTAGATTGCTCccagcatttaaaaacaaaaaaatacatagtaATTATTACCTCATAGATTTGTGTAAAGATTAAATGGGTTCAGATACTACAGGACATGTCTATATAAGTGCTTGATAATCACTCAAGAAgtgtttaaaatcattttatattttttaagaatattaaCGTAACAAGCAATGTTCTAATAAAGACTTGGATGGATAGAAAACTTGTTCGGCGTGTTGAAATATTCCAGTCTGACCTTGCTCACCTGTAAGTACACTTCCAGGAGAAAGCAATCCATTCTGTGTGCTCGGTATTTGTATCGTCAAAGCCTAGACAGGCGAGAGGCAAAAATGTTTACGTTTCAGTAAATTGTTCCCTAAAGGTCCCCTCTGTCTCCATGCCACACGCAAGGGTTTTACTGTACAGCCCTAGCTgttcaaactcactctgtagattagacGGCTCTTGAACAGACATCCAACTGGCCCTGCCTTCAGAGTACTGGAATCAAATAAAGGCAGGAACAACGACAGACAGGTTTAAATCCagctgggttgggttgggttgggttggtttggtttggtttggtttagtttggtttggtttggttttagcaTGAGACAGGATCCTGCAAGCCAACCTAGCCCGAATTTCTAACACAGGATCACGACCTTGAAATCGTGACCTTACTTCTACTTACCAGAACGCAAGCATTATAGATGTGGTCCACCAGACCAGTGGGGAGGGATTTATTTAGCTTAGGGCTTCAGGTATGCCACTCTACCAGCTGAATTTGCATCCTTAGCCCTGGTCTGATTTTGAATAAATTAGGCCAAGACATAATATAGCTCCTAAATACTTCCATTTTGCTCAAAGTTCGTTGTGGCTTACGCAGTATTCAAAACTGGGCCACCCTGACCGAGACAAGCAATTCCTTGTATTATCGTAGTGTATTAAACACTACACCGGCCACGGGAATTATCTGTGGAAGTTCTAAAAAGATTTACAGCTCTAATACTGGTAGTTTAGTGGCTCTTAAAAGAGCCTTTGGTGTTAACCCTGCTGAGAAGTTTACTTAGCGCTGGTGTATTTGGTGACAGCCTTGGTGCCCTCGGACACCGCGTGCTTGGCCAACTCCCCGGGAAGCAACAGGCGCACGGCCGTCTGGATCTCCCGGGACGTGATGGTCGAGCGCTTGTTGTAATGCGCCAGGCGCGACGCCTCGCCCGCGATGCGCTCGAAGATGTCGTTCACGAACGAGTTCATGATGCCCATGGCCTTAGAAGAGATGCCCGTGTCCGGGTGCACTTGCTTCAGCACCTTGTACACGTACACCGAATAGCTCTCCTTGCGGCTGCGCTTGCGCTTCTTGCCGTCCTTCTTCTGCGCCTTGGTCACGGCCTTCTTGGAGCCCTTCTTCGGGGCGGGAGCAGACTTGGCAGGTTCAGGCATACTGTAGAAGTGAACAGAATACCGAGCAGGAAAACCAGGTAGTGAAGCCGCGGGTACTCTTTATCTAGAGCTTCGCATGCAAATAAGATGAAGTGCTCTGTATCTTTTTAGTGGTCATTCCGAGAAAAGGCTGAGTCTGCTTTTACCCAATAAGAATACACAAATCCCAAAACCGCGTTTCCATTGGTTAAAATTAACTCAGAATGCTAACCAATGACGGGTCTCCTTTTTCGCGCCTTGGCTTAACTATAAAAATCAAGAGCGTGTTCCTTGTTCATGTTTTTGTAGCGAGCGTTAAAGGCAAGAGGGACAAGTTCTTTATTATGTCTGGACGCGGCAAGCAGGGCAGCAAGGCTCGCGCCAAGGCTAAGACCCGCTCCTCCCGGGCCGGCCTGCAATTCCCGGTGGGTCGCGTGCACCGGCTGCTCCGCAAGGGCAACTACTCGGAGCGGGTGGGCGCCGGCGCCCCGGTGTACCTGGCGGCTGTGCTGGAGTACCTGACGGCCGAGATCCTGGAGCTGGCGGGCAACGCGGCGAGGGACAACAAGAAGACGCGCATCATCCCGCGCCACCTGCAGCTGGCAATCCGCAACGACGAGGAGCTCAACAAGCTGCTGGGCCGTGTGACCATCGCGCAGGGCGGCGTCCTGCCCAACATCCAGGCGgtgctgctgcccaagaagaccGAGAGCCACCACAAGGTTAAGTGAAGCAGGTTTCCATACTTCCCAAAGGCTCTTTTCAGAGCCATTCACATAATCCAAAAAGAAGCTGGTGCGTGCAAACCTAAGGTCTCAATCTTGAAAATATACAAGCCTTTAGTTTATCCAGTTTAAAGCACAATAGCTGGACTGGTTGCGATTTCGTGATGAATAAGCTGCAGTGCAGTGTAAATGTGCTCCGTCAGCGTGGGACTTAAGAtactgctctctcctctcctctcccctctccccctttatAAAGCTTGTTTTTTCAGACAAGATCTCACTGGAACCCCCTGTAGAACAAGCTTGTCTGCCGCTCCCTAGGATATTGGGACGAATCCAAGTTGGCAGGCCTAGTTAACCTCAGCAGATAGtggaattttactttttttttttctctcactgcaGCAGAACATGTTTACTAAATTACCTCTTTTTTCCAAGTCATGGTTAACTCTTGACCACGTGGTTCACCTCATTAGAGGGTAACTCTGATTAATGTAGCCTAGGAAACCTACTCATGTGGAAATTGCTTCCAGCTAAGGAAACAGGTGTGGGGTGTCAGGCAGTAGATAGCCCAATTTAGAGAAGTTTAGACAAAGACTTCATTGAAGGTGTTATTTGGTCACAAATTGAAAAGACATGAGAGTTTAGCATAAAATGTACCAAGTACACTACAAATGGAAAATCAAATGTCAGCTCTGAAACTTACCGCCGGCACAGCCAAAGTGCAAGGACTGAAAGTCTGAACAAGAGGGACAGGTATGGCTCGGGAGGGGAGCCTGCCTAGCATAGATTGCAGCCATGATACCACCagaacaaatatatacataaatattaaataatttaatcatagatttaaatacaataaaatgaacaaaataatgcaaaggaaaagtaattaaaaatagaaacaaatggatTATAAATGTAATTAGCATAATTATAAGTAAAAGTTGTTATTAATGAAATACAAGTAATACTAAATTAATGAAACATGTAGTGCCAGGGCAGAAGTCAATCCCCAGTGCCATGTCTTCAGTCACACATCAGTCAGAAAACGCAGCACCTCGTCTCTCATAAGAGGCACGTGTGAGTTGTTAGAGATAATATGTGTGCATACAAAGACCATTTTCTGACTTTGTATCTTTATTTGAAGCTTTAATTCTTCAAAGAAACACTCAATTCTTGGGGCTAAAATAGCCCTGACGTATGTGTTCATCAGATTTACAGGCTTTATCTCAGAGTTCTGAGAGTCAAAAGCTGCAGGTGATCTTCTACATGACTGGGTGGAGAAGGGGGCAGTCTAAGTCCCAGATTATTCATTAGGGAAAACGCTGAGTCCCAAACCTATAGGGGAGGGAGTTTGGGAAGAGACAAGTCCTGGACAGGAGACTTTCCTGACCAGGGAACTTTAAAAACCACTGTCTTGCTCCAGATCAGCACATCAgctgatttttgtcttttctctatGCTGTGTTCCTTTATGCAGAATAAATTGTGTATTAAAAACTGACTTGCTTTCACTAGTCTCCTGAATTTGTTATCTAATTTCCAACAGTATTCATATCAATTCCACTactctttctttttcatgttcTCTTCTTGCTACTTGATTATATGTGCATACAGACCTGAAAGTactggtcgtgtgtgtgtgtgtgtgtgtgtgtgtgtgtgtgtgtgtgtgtgtgtgtgtgtgtgtgtgtgtgtacatatgtataagtatgcatgtatgtgtgtgtgcatgcccacctACCAGCCAGAAGAATGGTAAATTTTaagttacttcatttttttttttaattcccacaATATTTTCACAAATCTTAACTACTCAAAATATCAGAAACTCAGGGATAGGAGCCTATCTGGGGGATAAAGTCCTTAGTTTGACACAAGAGTAAAGTTTACAGAGCCAGGTGAATGAAAGGTCAGCATAAAGAATGAATGTGCTCTgcagttcatttttaaaatagagcCTAATTATTAGTGTGTTGAAATAATGAAGATTCCGGGTTCAGTGTAGTTGATCTGAGAGGCCATAAAATTGTAAGCAGTTGGTGTGACCTAGGGAGGGTCACTACTGAGAAGAAGGACTTCAAGGGTTATCTTGTCTTTTAATAACACCAGCCACTTTCGATGAGAGAAGCTGGAAAAGGAGATCCAACAGCAGCCCACGAAACAAAGGAAATTCTGTACATTGATGGACTTGAGAAAAGAGGATTCTGAGTTTAGAGAAGAGTTTCTGAGGTTAGCAGGTCAGGGACTGACAGTATTGGAATATAAGACAGTAATTTAGTAAGCTAATCCTATtgtcccactgtgtgtgtgtgtgtgtgtgtgtgtgtgtgtgtgtgtgtgtgtgtgtgtgtgtgtgttcatgaactGTAGGGCTGTAACATGTTTAGCAGTTTTAGAAAGGCACTGGACGGGACATAAGGTCTAGAtaatcctccttcctctggagCAGCTCTGTGCTGTACTGCTCAGTGAGCAACAAATGATGGAACAAAGTCTGTGCTTAGGTTACATTTGTCAGGTatggaaatacatttaaaagtatgACTGTGAAAAGATAACTGTTACCTAATAGACCTTAGGTCTCTAAAAAGTCACTATAGTGACTATAGTGAGTATGTCACTATGAGTGTCAGTGTGTTTCTATGAGTGTGAGTATGTCACTATGGATGTGAGTGTGTCactatgagtgtgagtgtgtcactatggatgtGAGCATGTCACTATAGATGTGAGTATATCACTATAAGTGTGAGTATGTCAGCTGCCCCAGGGTGGATCTCATTAGTATTTTACCATTTATTGTTCTAAAAACTTACCTAGCAAGAATGAGGCCCTGGCTGCAATCCCCAATactgaataaaaaaagagaaaaacctatggtgttggttttctttttaatataagaaGAACCTAAGGCATTTATCTATATGACTcaatatcttaaaaattaaaacctagaTATTCTTTTTTCAAGATAACATTTCTTTAACCTCACAATATAAAAAACAACAGTCCTTTTATATGGAGTTATGACATTAAAAACTCAGAGACCACTCAGAATGACCAAAGTTCAAATTGAGAGTCTGTATGAAGCAGCCAGCAACTGCCTGGAGAAAAAATCTTCCACAGAGCAGCCCTGAATGCATAGTCCAAAGAATTTTAAAGACAACAAGAAAAACTACATCCTACTTGGCAGTTACATGGGAAACAAGTAAGCAGTTTAACAAGAATCAAGAACGTGCGGTTAGCTGGGCGTTTGGACCCTGAGTTTCTAGAACAGGTTTGGGTGCTTTCCTGGGGACTTTTCAGGGAAGAGGGTAGAAACCAATGATGGTGTCCGGTCCCTGATACAGGATGGAGAAACCTATACCCTGCTACAGTAACTTCAAAGGTAcaactaagaggaaaaaaaaatgaatttgatcATCACAAAGCCAAGGATCTGATGCTCAGTTCATTGTTAACAAAAGTCAGCAGAGTAGTAGCAAGCACACAAATGTGAAATCCACAGTCACTAGACTATAACGTGGAAACGTACCTCCTGTTCctcatcatgaaaaaaaaaaaatgtcagcctCACAAAGAACATAGACAAACAATAAGAAAACTTCATGTGTAAGAGGCAAGCTGTAGTggcttgaataggaatggccccttAGACTTGTGgttttgaatgcttgacccatagggagtggcactgttgggagacgtggctttgttggaggaagtgtgtcactgggggcaagctttgaggtctcttaCGCTCAAGATAGGCCCAGTATGGCAGTGTCCTTCTGCTCCCTTGGGATCCAAATGTAGaattttcagctccttctccagcatcagattggcctatgtgctgccatgcttcctgccacaatgataatggactcaaccccAATTAAGTAttttactttataagagttgccagggtcgtagtatctcttcacagcaataaagccctaaaACATAAGGCAAATAACTGGGAGCATGGTCCAGTTGACAGAATGTTTGCCTTGCctgcatgagaccctgagtccagtccccagcactacaaaaaggAAATCCAATTCTAGTGTCTAACGTATAAGTAGACGACCAAAAtccttttaaatatatctttaaataaataaataaaaataggtttTTATGAATGAGCTTTTTCAGTCTATGCACTATTTGTCACTATACACATCACCCTAAACATTTCAAAGTTGATGGCTGGATTTAAGAGTTGACAGGAATGAACAGTACAAAGTCCTGGTAGGAATGAAgccctttaaaaacaaactggGTAAGTCAGCCAACCTGTTTCTAGTTATCACAGTAAGATACCTGCATAGGAGCATGGAGGGAGCTAGGAGACAGTGAGAACAAGCTTTAgtgtccccccgccccccaacagACAATGAGCAGGGTATGGTGAGCACCCATGGGGAGGCAGGTGACTTTATGACGCTATTAGAAATGATTTAGGTGCACACAAGGGAATGCCAGtgcttcttaaaattaaaaaagaaaaaaaatcaccatactCTGgttgatcccagaactcaagaggcagaggcaagtggatctctgtgagttccaggacatcctggtctacaaatcaactTCCAAGAGAGTCAgcagctgttacacagagaaaccctgtctcgaaaataagaagaaaagaaagaagggggcgGGGGAAGATGGCAGCAGGATGTGGGGACAAAGGAGATGCC is a window of Rattus rattus isolate New Zealand chromosome 14, Rrattus_CSIRO_v1, whole genome shotgun sequence DNA encoding:
- the LOC116883354 gene encoding histone H2B type 1-C/E/F/G/I-like; the encoded protein is MPEPAKSAPAPKKGSKKAVTKAQKKDGKKRKRSRKESYSVYVYKVLKQVHPDTGISSKAMGIMNSFVNDIFERIAGEASRLAHYNKRSTITSREIQTAVRLLLPGELAKHAVSEGTKAVTKYTSSKLLQQHRNKSLCLTHRLPGHVI
- the LOC116883356 gene encoding histone H2B type 1-K, translated to MPEPAKSAPAPKKGSKKAVTKAQKKDGKKRKRSRKESYSVYVYKVLKQVHPDTGISSKAMGIMNSFVNDIFERIAGEASRLAHYNKRSTITSREIQTAVRLLLPGELAKHAVSEGTKAVTKYTSAK
- the LOC116883357 gene encoding histone H4, producing MSGRGKGGKGLGKGGAKRHRKVLRDNIQGITKPAIRRLARRGGVKRISGLIYEETRGVLKVFLENVIRDAVTYTEHAKRKTVTAMDVVYALKRQGRTLYGFGG
- the LOC116883355 gene encoding histone H2A type 1-B, which gives rise to MSGRGKQGGKARAKAKTRSSRAGLQFPVGRVHRLLRKGNYSERVGAGAPVYLAAVLEYLTAEILELAGNAARDNKKTRIIPRHLQLAIRNDEELNKLLGRVTIAQGGVLPNIQAVLLPKKTESHHKAKGK
- the LOC116883353 gene encoding histone H2A type 1-H-like, whose protein sequence is MLTNDGSPFSRLGLTIKIKSVFLVHVFVASVKGKRDKFFIMSGRGKQGSKARAKAKTRSSRAGLQFPVGRVHRLLRKGNYSERVGAGAPVYLAAVLEYLTAEILELAGNAARDNKKTRIIPRHLQLAIRNDEELNKLLGRVTIAQGGVLPNIQAVLLPKKTESHHKVK